A region of the Leucobacter komagatae genome:
CTGGGACGCGATCTCAGGCGGCTACGCCGCGCTCTTCCGCGGCTCGATCTTCAACTATGAGGCGCCGAGCTTCCTCCGCGCGATCAAGCCGCTGTCCGACACGCTGAACTTCGCCACGCCACTCATCATGGCCGGCCTCGGCGTCGGTCTCGCGTTCCGCGTCGGCCTGTTCAACATCGGTGGCCGCGGCCAGATGCTGATGGGCGCGGCAGCCTCCGGCTTCGTAATGTTCGGCCTCGACCTGCCGTTCGCCCTGCACCTGCCGCTCGTCATCATCGCGGGCATCGCAGGCGGCGTCATCTGGGGCGGCCTCGTTGGCTTCCTCAAGGCCCGCACTGGCGCGCACGAGGTGATCCTCACCATCATGCTGAACTTCGTCGCGTTCTACTTCATTGCGTGGCTGCTGTCGACCCCGGGGCTGCTCATGCGCCCGGGCGGCAACCAGCCGATCTCCCCGGTCACCCCTGAGAGCGCGAAGTTCCCGCTGCTCTTCGGGGCCCCGCTGACAACGCACTGGGGCTTCATTGTCGCTCTGCTCGCTGCTGGCTTCGTCTGGTGGCTCATGGAGCGCTCGTCGCTCGGCTTCCGCATGCGCGCCGTCGGTGAGAACCCGCACGCCGCACGCGCCTCGGGCATCAAGGTCGAGCGGATCATCTTTTACGCGATGGCGATCGCGGGTGGCCTCGCCGGTCTCGCTGGCGCGAACCAGATCGCTGGCACCATCACGACGGGCTTTGGCAGCCACATCGACGCCGGCATCGGCTTCGACGCGATCACGGTCGCGCTGCTCGGCCGCTCGCGCGCGTGGGGGGTTGTCTGGGCTGGCCTGTTGTTCGGTGCGCTGAAGGCAGGCAGCT
Encoded here:
- a CDS encoding ABC transporter permease; translated protein: MSAPTRVTNGQPSGSKPETAERPPQNKLITELLSSSVTTTVLAIVLSMLIGGLLIAFTDPKVIEASGYFFQRPADTFVALWDAISGGYAALFRGSIFNYEAPSFLRAIKPLSDTLNFATPLIMAGLGVGLAFRVGLFNIGGRGQMLMGAAASGFVMFGLDLPFALHLPLVIIAGIAGGVIWGGLVGFLKARTGAHEVILTIMLNFVAFYFIAWLLSTPGLLMRPGGNQPISPVTPESAKFPLLFGAPLTTHWGFIVALLAAGFVWWLMERSSLGFRMRAVGENPHAARASGIKVERIIFYAMAIAGGLAGLAGANQIAGTITTGFGSHIDAGIGFDAITVALLGRSRAWGVVWAGLLFGALKAGSFTMQIAEKIPVDIVLVVQALIVLFIAAPPLVRTVFGLKRFDRVHALQQKGASA